The window atccatccatccatcttccaaactGGCTGAATCCCTTTTAGGGGTCATGAAGTTGCTGGAgtcaacccagctactgttgagtgAAGGTGGGGGTACATCCGTTGCAGGACCACACACTCATAtttacacctagggacaatttagagaaaccaagtaacctatgaagcatgttttaggACTGTAGGAAGGAGATTGAgatcccagagaaaacccatatattcacaaggagaacatgcaaactccacacagaaagaaccctgtcaggatttgaaccaggcccTTGTCTCTATGAGGCacgagtgctaaccactaccccaGCAAGCTCCATCCAAAGGGAAGTTAGAGAGAAGAGAAGGGAAGAATAAAGTTAGATGcaaaaggcttttttgtttgcttccaAATAGAGGGAGGGCAGTAAACTGGAAGGGGTAAAACTGTCCCCAAACGTCCACAAGAAGGTTGTGGAGCAGAGAAGTCCTCCGTCTGCTGCACGTGTCGGCTCCTTTGGACATTCTGAGCATCAGCAGTGAAAACAGACGTCTGACTCAGGAAATGTTCAAATGTCCTCTTGGTTGATTGGAAAGATGAATACTGTGAGTCTTACCAAACCAGGATttaaaatatgtggcattttgGGGATAACTTTGGCTGCAATTGTCAATTTGTAtcatattttcatgttttctcatTCACTTTGAATATAAATGATGAttgtttaacccccccccccccccccccccccccctgcacgcgcacacacagTCTGGCAGTGAGTAAGTGTCTGATTGATGAcagcagcagtgaagcagcaCTCCTCCAGATGTCACATGACGCCTTCTGTCCTCCTTTCCATCCTCATCTGAACTTCCTGCTCCCCATCCAGGTCGTTCTGGTTTGTGCTGCTCTCCATCGCCGAGCCGCGTGGTCGTTCCCAGACTCATTTCCGGTTCTTTCAAATGTCTTTCAGTGCTGAACAAAGGTCAGTGTGTGACCAAGTATTACCGCTGGATCCAGAAAAACGGCGGTTACATCTGGATCCAGTCCAGTGCCACCATCGCCGTCAATACCAAGAACTCCAGCGAGAAGAACATCATCTGGGTCAACTATGTTCTCAGGTGGGAATGAAGCCAACATGGACACTAGCAGAGGATCATTATCCAGACTGTTGTTTGCCTGAAGCTCCAGTCGATCTCCTCATAAGTCAAAAGCTTTCTTTAGCTTTTGGTGTTTGTTCCTGAACAGCTAAAGTCCTTcatgaaatcattttttcttctttatagcATCTTCAAAATTACCACTTTAGCGACGTTCACTCCGCTCTCTGCAACGTGCGTTCCACTTTCAAaggaaagtctatgtaaatgctcGCGTTTAGAACTCTTCACATTCTCTCAGAGCTACAGAAGTTTCTCACAACCGTATCTGGGCTCCACGTACAAAACACACGTCCACTGAAACCGCGTTGAACCCGGGGGCTCACATTTAGAAGTGACCCATGGATGACGTGCCCTTTAACCCAAAAAAGTggcaaattaataattgtgttttgttcccagctggaattctatgacaccaaatcCTTCATTTGTGGGAATAGAGCTGGGAAATTAAAAGCTTGAAGCAAGATTCACCCATTTTGCACCACTTTGGCATGtcacatcaagcctcttccagctgtggcAGACATACGCTGGTAAatggtagaaaaagaagaagcccctccttgcttgtccagtgtgaacaccataggctaaacacacattcaagaacTGGCCCTTAGCTCATTCTTGAATGTGTGTTATATGCCGGGTGAAGTGGAAACATTCCTGAAACAAGAGCCTTACAGATGAAGAATCAGGAGATCAGAACGTCTGTTTCAGTCCACCAGCCTCTTCTGGAAATGAAGGCTGAACGTTCTGTTGGATAAAAACGTCCTCTTCTGCAGAGTTGAAGATCATTATAACGACACACTGTCGCTCATAACATAACCTTAATCTGCCTCCAAAACATTGTCTTTGCAGTAATCCAGAATACAAAGACACGCCGATTGACATCTCTCAGCTGCCGAACCTGCCAGAGAAGACGTCCGAGTCATCTGAGAGCTCAGAATCCGAGTCCGAGTCCAAAGAAAACTCAGGTACGTTCAGAAGGAGCAGAAATCCTTGATGTGTGTGACTAAGGCTTCTCCAAATATAAGAAAGAGCGTTCATGTTGTTGATCAAATCTgcccacaaacacacctgcaggtcATTTTATCCAAAGCACCGTTCTGTTTGTTGGTTTGAAGCTCAAATGTGCAGCAGGAGGAGGTTAGAGCTTGTGGCGGGGGTGAAATCTTTGCTCAAAGGCGCAGTAGGACAGAAGAATTACCAAAACAGTCTGGTCCCTGCAGTCCTGACTGCTGCGGGACGTTAAAAAAAGTGAGGAAAAGCTCACAGTGAAATGCTGCTGCAGTCTCAGAGCTTCACTTCCACATGTaaggatgaggaagaggaggaggaggactcaGAAAGGGGCTGATTTCATCGTCTGCGCTGAAGgattggggggaaaaaggcaACCCAGCAGGGACCCAGACGCTCAGGTCCATTTGttcagatgaagatgaaggatgaagaggaggttcACCTTGACATGCTTCAGTCGTTGGCCTTCTCAGAAGGTTTTATGCCTGTCATGATGTGTCACTAGCAGCTGCTTGTGTGGGCGTGGCTTGTCAGACAAGGTCTATCCATGTTTGAGTGACCACGCCCCTTTCTGACGGCGTGTTTGCCTCCATgttctgtttctgttgttttgtttttaccttcGTAAATGTTTCTGGGGTTTCTGGTGAAGTTCTCTttctttgggttttgttttctttattttctttagtttgatggtctcccccaccaccaccaccagctgaCGGTGTGGTTGACATCATGTTTTGTGAAGTAAAGGTAGTGGAATGAAAAAATAGCAAACGTGAATAATACTCCACGAGGGGGTGTCTCCACTCACTGTTCTGTTTAAAAATCATATAAAGAGCTGGACCCCCCCCATAGTTTTCATTGGACATGTTTggacatttttggtttaaaacaaacataatagGAGTTATGACACATAAATGTGAGactcttttaaataaaaccttgAAACATTGTAGTTTAGTGAAGCTTTGTCgggtttttagacatttttcatggttttgaccttgtctttgctttttttggggggggggacttatacatctttattttgtctctaacagtttgatatttattataaaaaaaaaaatgtgttttttctcaatttttgttattttttgctgtGAAAAAATCCAATAATTCTTGCTCTGAATTgagttttttggacagtttcaggttcattgtGGATTTATAGTCCAATTTAGTGAAAGTTACGGGAGCAAATtgtaaaacagagaaaaaaaatgctccaaACGGCTCTGGAATACTAAGACTTACCTGTTTCAAATGCAGAGAAGTCGTTTTGTGAATCTTGGTGTCTGACAGACCTTGCAGGCTCATTGAAAAGCTGGAATTGTAAAATTGAGAGAATGTTTTTCGTCAGAGGCAGAGGAGCCGTTCCAGGCCGGACCTCCTCGTCTGTCCACCTCCCAAATCTGGACATTCAACACAATTATCACCCAAGACCAGGATTCTGGCCTGAAGCCGACGCTTCTTCACCTCCAGCATCGTCCTGGATGCTGTCTGCACTGCTTCGTCTGTGGATTGATGCCAGCTGCTGCTCAGGCGGCCTTGTCTCCGCCCCCAAACCGCCCAGGGCGCTCCGGCCCGCCGAGTGAAACGGCCACCCTCTGGCCTTCCTCATTGAGGATGCGGTCCATCCACACAGCGAGCAGGAAAAGGGCTGTGTCTGCTGTCTTTCAAGcctacagcagagcagagataacgtaaatgtttttaaaatgagagatttggctctttcatcccCGAGCTGAGCtcattttaaagtcatttctgcCACAAAGCTCAACAGAAGCAGACTTGTGAACAGCTGCTTCACTCAGGATGTAAATCTTTGTCcgtttaaaatgtcatttgcGTTCTGTTGTTAATAGAATATTGGCTTAACtagtttgaaagttttttttttttaaataagctaCAACTTTTCTGAACATTCAAATCAAACTAacctcatttaaataaatatttttgtataatTGAAGCAGCTGAGTCACCGCATGAAACCATCCTTCCAGGAGGAAGACGTGATCTTTAGCAGAGAGAGAAAACGAAAGGCAGGAACGGAAAGGAACTTTGAACCAAGAGACGTTGACAGGAAAACTGGAGTTGGTGACATGATGGAAAGAAGAAAAGTGAAGCTGCTGGATTTTCAAGAGACCAAATGGAAATTGAACAAAGCTTATGGACTAGAAGCAGCTTCAAAAAATTTGATCACGATGTGGATGGAAAGAGGAACGGCGGAGGAGAGATCCTGAAGGAGGAAACTGATCCGAATGTTCTGGAGCTGAAGAGAGCGTCTGACGGGATGATGGGTCTGAAGCTGGAAGGTGTGACGGCGAATGTTGTCAGTGGTGACGATCCCCAGCTAGGATTTGAgctagaaaatgacaaactcTGGAGGAGGATGGATGAGGGGGGGAGGACtttaatgccttagtcacatgcacccatgcAGAGGTTACCCCGGACGGGTGCctcaggtttttgggttgtccgggcccatggAAGGTGGCATCTTAAGGGGATCCCAGCTGTATCTCGCAGTTCTCTTGAGGCCCTTTAGAGACATCATAAAAGCGGAACGCACCATTGTCAGGGATGCATGCACTTATGACGTGCAGTGAGGTGCGCGCACCGGCTCCTTACCGACCTCGCACACATGGGGTGACACATACGTgcccgtaggatgtccacacacactACACTCTGCTGTACTCATCCCTTGAACACCACTAACAGACCCCTTGCAAAGTGCGCAGGATTTGGGaggattaaaaaatgaaaaatccaaatGACGTGCCTTCATCTCTTATACTTCACCCTTacgtgttcactacgacctgtcgctcGCAGCATGACCGTAggaaaacattttggctctacAGGGTCACCGAGTGATCTACGATCTTAACATTTTGTGTAGGCCACTTGTGTACCTTGCAcaggtttttctatttttcaaccGCAGACCGTAAGGGCAAACTAAGGATTGAGTTCTTAttagggtcaacagtccagagcaACAAAGTGTGGGAAACAGGTGAGGAGACGTGTgcaggaaggtttcaggtgtgacaTGTGACTAAAGAGGGTCatcacaaatgaaataaaaggtgTGGAAGACTgcggtgagagcagccatgtagGTGGTTTAGAGACTCTGACACAGAAACAggaggcagagatgaagatgttggcGTTCACTTtgggatcaggaatgaatccgtcagaggaacagatctagtagatgttctggagataaatgcagggaagcagctggagagggtttgagaggaggaagagtgatgatgttggtgaaaggatgctgaggttggcgctaccaggaaagagaggaaggccaaagaggaggttcCTGTATGTAGAGAAGGAGGAGACAAGGGTGGTTGGTGggagtgaggaggatgcagagaaaAAGGTTCTAGAAAAACTGACATAAACTGACATACACACTAAAAATTCCACCAACTTTAGGCTAAATTTATCAAAGTCATTTCACCCATCATTGAGAGTTGTGTGAGTCGTCCACAAGGAGTTACATTTGTGTCCACATACATGTTTCTAAACTTTGTTTTACTATTATTAATGTGAAATGATAGACAGTAAGTACCTTAGTTCATGGGTTTGAGCTTTAAAGAGAAAAGACTGAAAAGGATACTCAAAATAACAGCAAACTGAAGTTGtcgtgtttctgtttttatatacttgtagctttaaaaatgtttttttaaagtaaaattgaaGTTTTTATACACACTAAGAGGCCTTTATAGATTCCCTTATTGTAAGTCTTTCCAATTTTGCCCAGTGTTGGTGAGGCAAAGTTAGTAGTTGGCCTTTCAGAGTCAGATATCTTTAGAAAAGCATCAGATGTGGGTTTAGATTTATCCTCATTCCAGGATCAgttgtcccttttttttcctaaatgtgaGCTCTTCTCTTCACAGACAGCGAAAACACAAAACCTGAGGAGAAGTCGATCCAGCACCCTGAAGGAGACGCCGAGCCCGAGTTGGACGGCAAGCGGCAGCATCAGTCCTCCTCCCAGCAGGAGATGAAGCGGCACGAGGAGGacagctccagcaaccccgagAGCCAGGAGAGCGACGACAGCCTGGAAGCGTCTGACGGCGAGCAGGAGCACGACCAAGCAATAAGAGCGGGAGGCGGGACGGGGCCCGGGCTCGAACGGTTAGCCCGGCTGGGAAGCCTGGAAGGACTGAGTGCCATCAGTGGACTAGACAACTTAGGGGCGCTTCCTATTAAAGTGGAGCATTatggagaaggagaagaagcACAACTGCACAACTCTCTAACCTCCTCatcggaggaggaggaggacgaagaCGAAGCAGAGGGTGGGGAGGGGCAAGACTGCAACAATGCTGGCATCCAGAACTGtcgaaagaggagaaaagttcaaaaatggGACGGATCCAGAAGCAGGAGGCTCCGACTGTCCACGGCGCCCCCCAGCCCCGTAACGGCGGGGGAGGCCCCGTCGCAGGTTAACTCCTCAGGGGCCGCGTCCATCACCCCTCCTCACCTTCTGACCTCCGGAGGCTCCCCCAAGAGTGCAGCAGCATCTGTCCTGAAGATCAAGACGGAGATGGTGGAGCCCATCAACTTCGACAACGACAGCAGCATCTGGAACTACCCCCCCAACCGAGAGATCTCCAGGAACGAGGCCCCGTACAGCATGACCTCCAAACCAACCCCGGGGGGTCACGAGAGCTTCCCCCCATCGCAGGGCGGCGATCTACAGGTGGTCATTCCGGAGTCTGTGCTGACCCCCCCTGGAGCCGAGGGAGCAGGGGGCAGGAAGCCTCCCTTCAACGGAAACTccgctccttcctcctcctccagcgcAACAAGTTTGGCTCCTCCCTCAAACACGTCCTCCGCTGACCCCCTGTCCCCACCCCTGTCTGCATCCCCTAGGGACAAACTACAAGCCACTCCCACCAcctcgtcctcctcttcctcctcgtccaGCTCTTCGTCCTCCCTGGTGTATTCTGGGGACCTTGAAGCGCTGCAGCGTTTGCAGGCCGGTAACATGGTCCTTCCACTGGTTCACCGGGTCTCAGGGACTCTGGACTCCACCAGCACCGCAGCCTCACGTGTCTACACCACCGGCACCATCAGGTACGCCCCTGCGGACGTCACGCTGGCCATGGCACAGAGCAACCTGCTCCCCAACGCCACCATGAACTTTGTGGACGGCCCAGGATTTGGCCTGGATCCCAAGACGCCGATGGAGATGCTGTACCACCACGTCCACAGGCTCAACATgtctgccgccgccgccgccaccggCCCGTTTGTGGGCTCCCCGCCGCCCACGGGTAACGGCTCCCTGGGGGGCCAGGTGCCGACGACAGCCAACGTTTTCACCACAGCAGAGGGCCTTTTCTCCACGCTGCCATTCCCGGTCTACAGCAACGGGATccacacaacacaaacagccCTGGAGAGGAAGGAGGATTAACCCAAAACGCCCCAGACCGCACTACTGTGTTTCCAGAATCAACAGCTGTGTCAAAGACCTGTCGTTTGTGAAGTTCCGGAAAAATGTCCGACACGGTGCAGCACTGTGGAGAGCAGGGACCACACAGGTCCACAGAGGTACTCTAGCACTTTGAATTTGAGCGCGTTTGATAGACGGGAGGAACTTGACGCCTTTTCTAACTATTTTCTTGGTCATCCTTCACTCTTCCAGTCTTCTACTTTCACTTCTGCAGATGAACCTTTTTCTCTCAGAGAGACgaagaaaaacagactttatTCTTTCATAGAGTTCATAATGGAGCCTAAACGGGATCATTTTTACTGTCTCTGTTCCATCTCTATGAAACTGCAGATTGTATGTATTTAATagagaggaggtggagggaggggggtgagAGAAAAATATAAGCTACTCCTCCTCAGGAGTCTTGATGCAATCGAGGCTTGGAGAGAAAGTTTTTACGTCCAGAAGGAGCTTTTATTTCCACAAAGGTCTCAGAGGCAAGCATTTAAAAATAGGGTTTGGAGAATGTATTCTTAGTTAGCAGATTAGAAAAAGAGATTttgtttcttcctcttttctaaATAATGTCAGATTTTACTTGGGCCGTCGTAGCTCTGAGCTGGGCCACCTGTGAACTCTTGAATGTTCagttccctcctcctcctcacctgaGGGCTTTGAGCCAGGGCATCAGCTCCTCTCCATCTGTGTCGTCCTTCTAGCCGGGTTTCTGAACCTTTAATCTCTGAGCCAACCTTTCTGTCCGACCTGTGGTGCTAGTGACTGTCCAGTGACCCACATTCAGCTGGCTGAAGCGGGCGCTGCGCACTGACCGCCCATACAGAACGGTCGTTGTTCTTAGCGGGAAGAGAAGCTATCTTACCtttcctcttttgtttgtttggtctgTAAGAACATTAGAGCCTCTGATTTTGGAGATGACCTTAAAGTCTCTTCACATTTCACTCTAAAAGTCTGATTTGATCCACAAGAAACGGTGAAAATACAAAAGTTTTTCTTACTactttttcctcttcctgtttgttggtttttcttcCAACTCACCCATTGGCGCTCCGATTCTTCCAAAATCGGAGGCACTGCTAACTTGAATGTTGAAAACCTCGACCGGCtcctgtttttttggtttttgcggCACGACCGTGTTCTTCCCGgtttttcttctcctcttcttcctcttcaacCAGACTAACCTCTGCAAAACTCTTTTTTCGACGATCCGCTCTCTTCCATCTCATCGCCAGACCCTGTGATAAAACCAACACATATCAACGAAGAGATTGTAATAAAGACACGCATTTTCAATCAACCTTTCAAACAATCAATCAATGACTTCAAGGAAAGACTATTTCTTAACTTTGCTTTCTGGGGGGAACAAAAGTCCCTGTTTTCTGTGGTTGtccttctgttttgtctttttacttttcccGCCTCTGTTTCTaaccaaaaagagaaaaaagaagaaatgctaaTCTCACACGtttggtgttttaaaaacactgtGATTCTCActcaattgtaatttttttctttgatattttgGTAAAAAGATGAATAATTAATGGTATTAAGCTATCGCAGCCACTCGTTTCTAAGCTGACAGCCCTAcctttcccatcatgcctttctTCTTGTGTGATTAAGTCGTAAAAAGTGTTACCAATGtgttaagtgtcaaaaagtcTTTCATGGCGACTTCTCCGTGTGTGTTTACTATATGCAGTATATACTGAGCTACTGTAGCCGTTTTTGTCCCTTGTCTTCTCTGTGCTCTATCTCTCGTGTGGGGGGCGGAGAGGGAAGGGGTGGGGCTTTGAGGATGACCGGCATCCCCAGAAAAACCGCCGCCCTTTGACCCCGTGTCTGGCCTCCCGTCCCCTCTCTCTCTGCCGTCTTAGTGAAACCAGTGGAGGTCGTGGAGTTTCGTGTTTGGTGGCCTTTCTGCaagaacagaacaaaaaagcagcaaagtccGCCTCTTCTTTGGCTCTGCTTCCTCTTTTGTCATTGTAAACCGCTTCTTTTGGTTCGGTCACTGTTGCTTTTTGCTGTCGTGTGGTCTTACTGACAACTCTTATCTCGCCGTCTTCTTTctcagagatgaaaaaaaaaatgatgaactaCTAGCTCAAAGGTTTACGGAGCCATGTTTTCTGCCTCTGAGGAATTCTGGGACTCGAAAGCGTCCAGTGAAGTTTTAAAGGAATCTACGGAGAAATGAATTATTGTACATGTAGTCTGTGAATCCCAGAGTTCCTTGGGGTTTCTCCTGTGCATTGGGTGTATTTCAGTGGTTTCCACCAAAACTTGTTGACTTTCAGTGCAAATttctctgaaacaaaaaaaacaacaacacaaaaacaagaaaaggtgttaaaaaaaatgtgttcaaggaagaagaaaaaaaacgtggtCTTTCTGGAAACCTAATTTAGAAGGATTTTAAGGATTTCTAAAGAAACTTAAAGGAGAAAAAGTATTTCTCAatataaatctatttttatagGTGTTTTGGAGAACTAAACTGCATGTTTTGTCCGATGTGTTTCatccctcttttgttttttggtcactttttatttatgcagtaaccttgtttgtttgtttgttttgttacagTCTGTATCCGAGGGGAacaaacggggggggggggggcttttggagtaataataatgttttttgtgtgacagCAGCCCCCCCACATCAGGAAGTGTCTGTACCTGTGCTTTATGTCAAGAATCGATGTGTTGTTTTgagatttttaacaaaaagagcttaaaaaaaaaaaaagaagggtggggtggggggggttccTGAATCACAGCTTGAATGTTAATTCCCGCCATTCTGGAGCGTTTCACATTTTTGCGTTTTCTACCTGCTCTATGGCGAAGTCAGGGCACAAACTCAGAGCAGGGGCGGTGAGGGGGGggttcatgaaaaaaaaccaGGAAATACACCCACATGTAAGTCAAGCCAaacagcctcttccagctgttccagtggttcttttttctttctttctatgtTTTGTGTCAGAAATGACCATCTTGCTGGTGGTTTTGGAATCACAGCTGCTGTGAACTGCATACTGTTGAAGACCTGCAAATATGGAAAATCACTTCATTTAACTGTGAAGAAactgtgtctgtgtttttaacaactTCTTGTACAATTAAACAGATTCTTTTATGAGGAACTTGGTGCCGAGTAGCTGAAATACAGCAGAGAGGGAATCTCTTGTTGTCAATGTTAACAGTGTTATATAATTCTAAAtccaaacaaattaaaacataaaaaaagaaataaaccccAATggtacatttctattttttttgaaGGGGGGGGGTTGATTTCCGCCAGGgaacaaatatgaaaaaacacctaaaaccaACTTATGTGTAACTTTGAGTGcctgattttgtttgtttttctaagagCCACCTTTCTGTTACCATAACTAACACTGCAGGTCCTAAAGTGTGCACTCGTCATTTTCTTCCTGGGTTCTCATCCATTCAGAGGAGCATTTCACACATTGGTTTTCTGTAACCCAGTTTTACCATCCTCTAGGGGCCatattcataataaaaagatcTCTCAAATGTGTTACAGCATCATTCCTTTTGTTTGACACCTCCAACCATCCCTTCCACTCTCCACAcactgctgctgatgctgctgcgaGTCTGCGCACGCCGCCACCGGCTGCCCGCTGCCCCCAGCCTCACCGGAACTCAGACCCTTCCTTTACGGAGCTCCTTGAAGCTTACTGGTGCAAATACCTATCATCAGACTCTTTTGGCtccaaaatgacctccatttaGAATCTACATGAACGCAAAAACAGaagcgcttttttttttagctggaaATGATTCAGGTCGTCAAGAGGTTATGCtgcaaaaaaatagaataaatctTCTCAACTCCCCCAAAAACAGCCCTTGGAGAACAACGTCCCAGGAGAACAATCTGTAGCATCGGCCAGCCCAAACAACCCCCCCATTGCAGACACCCCcatggaaacattttgaaagaatgCAAATGCTAATAAACAAGAGCTAATAAGCACaaagcaaacattaaaaacGTAAGGATTCACCAAATTACACttaaaaaggctaaaaacaaaacatctttgaCTTcaggatttattattattgatctGAAAAACATCGATTTCTGGTTTTGGTTTACTTCAAACAattgcagaaataaataaaagaataaaaatggatGTGAAATCCATATGAATTcatgaacaaacaaaatgatGCTATTTTCTTGACAATATTATTCCTCCTCCCCACAAATATCCGTACAGTTAATGACACCCTGAATTAAATATGATAGTTGTCAAATAGAATTTAATTAATAGTTTTAAAGAAAGTGGgaagataattttttttacttctatttaCTGTTCAGAAAGTATCTTCTTAGCGTTTTCTCCAGTTCATTCACACAATCATTTCTGTCATCGTTGACTGCGACGACTCCAATGAAAGCGGAGCTCAATTTAAACGTCTAAAAGCTGATGTCTACACACCTTtatcccttgttctatcttagatgacccccacccttacattgacgtgttctccctaccatgacaaaggtggataaaggtggaaagatttcatgtaatccatggacaccagtgaagatcacaaatcattgaagaaaaaaggttcagaccactgtctagtgggtctagatgacccaactcccaatgttaaagtgcctaggatagcacaagggttaaacatgtcCTAAACATCAAGAACACCATTTCTGGGTTAGTCTGGCGGTTTATTCATCTATGGCCTAAGCTGATCCCACACACAGAAGACATCATTGTCCCAGAGCCAAAGATCATCTATACCTTTCTGTACAACAAATAAAGCTTTCCTCGCACCCAGTAAAGGCGGCAGTGGGCTGTTCCTCCATTCTGCTGCTAATTGATCAATTGTCAGCATGTGGTATTTCTTCAAAACCTTCCATCAGAgcatttttctgttgctttgAAACTGCTGATTTATAACTGTTCCCCTCCACCCAAAAAGGAGAATGAGAAGTAATGGAAGCTGAAGTTATAGATATTTTTAATGACCTTAAATTCAGAAAAAAGGCTTTCTTACTACAAACAACATTTCCATCACACTTGAATCCATCAGTGTGTGTAAACAAGCAGACTGTGAGTCCACGTCCCCGTCTGACCACGAAGGGAAGCTTTCATGAACGGCTTCTGGGTGGAGGCGGAGTCTGCACTTCAGGAGCTCCAAGTTCAAGTCTCATTCATCCGTGCCTTCAGTGAACGGCACCGTGTGCCGGCGCCGGCCTTCTGCAGAACGCTGAGGCCTGAAAGCATCGTCTCTGCGCAAACCTCTCaggacccctcccacccccgTCAGAACGGGGCAGTCTTCAGGTGGGTCACTGTCCAGGATCACGACACAGCAGAAATCCCGTCCTGAGTCGGGGAAACACCAGCCCACGTCTGCGTGGGAAGATCAAGAGCCAGGAGTTGACGCTGTTCCCCATCTCAAACACCAGGTGGCAGTGTCTTCTCACAGTCAGGGGGGGCTGCAGTCCGGCTGTGTGTGTTCGctgaaacacagaagaaacccggactttaaaaaatatctacAGCGAATTCTACTGAAATGTGCCGACTCAGCCAGGGATCCAGGTTTGTCTCATTTGCAGCTAAATGCTGAACCCAGAGAAGACTAGGGGTCCACAACTGGAGCCCCCACTGTGGCTCTTTGGGCTTGAAGAAATATATCGATGATTTAAATCAACTTcttttagttcattttattaattttagttGTTCAAGTGTCAGATAAATGagcaaaaatcattttaaaaggtttaatctACTGGTATTAGAAAAAGCTTAAAGCACATATTCTGATCTAGTCTAGTTTCTGTTTAGCTGCAAGTTACATTTGCATTAATATGCAtagatttttaattaaaattagatTCTACAACACTGTTGTTTCTATTCAatagtaaaaagagaaaaaggacgATGGTGCACCAGAGTTATGATGGAAATGAtcaagtttgacttttttattttaatttcagcaAAACTCCTGCAGCAGGAAGATCGTATTGACACgg is drawn from Oryzias latipes chromosome 22, ASM223467v1 and contains these coding sequences:
- the npas3 gene encoding neuronal PAS domain-containing protein 3 isoform X3, yielding MAPTKPSIQDPARRERLQALRKEKSRDAARSRRGKENFEFYELAKMLPLPGAITSQLDKASIIRLTISYLKMRDFANQGDPPWNLRIEGPPPNTSVKAIGSQRRRSPSAVASEIFEPHLGSHILQSLDGFVFALNKEGRFLYISETVSIYLGLSQVELTGSSVFDYIHPGDHVEMAEQLGMKLPPGRGMSLSQAAINEDGASSASSSSHSETPEPVESSSPSLLAPDNSLERSFFIRMKSTLTKRGVHIKSSGYKVIHITGRLRIRMALTHSRSVPNQIMGMVVVAHALPPPTINEVRIDCQMFVTRVNMDLKIVYCENRISDYMDLTPVEIVGKRCYQFIHAEDVEGIRQSHLDLLNKGQCVTKYYRWIQKNGGYIWIQSSATIAVNTKNSSEKNIIWVNYVLSNPEYKDTPIDISQLPNLPEKTSESSESSESESESKENSDSENTKPEEKSIQHPEGDAEPELDGKRQHQSSSQQEMKRHEEDSSSNPESQESDDSLEASDGEQEHDQAIRAGGGTGPGLERLARLGSLEGLSAISGLDNLGALPIKVEHYGEGEEAQLHNSLTSSSEEEEDEDEAEGGEGQDCNNAGIQNCRKRRKVQKWDGSRSRRLRLSTAPPSPVTAGEAPSQVNSSGAASITPPHLLTSGGSPKSAAASVLKIKTEMVEPINFDNDSSIWNYPPNREISRNEAPYSMTSKPTPGGHESFPPSQGGDLQVVIPESVLTPPGAEGAGGRKPPFNGNSAPSSSSSATSLAPPSNTSSADPLSPPLSASPRDKLQATPTTSSSSSSSSSSSSSLVYSGDLEALQRLQAGNMVLPLVHRVSGTLDSTSTAASRVYTTGTIRYAPADVTLAMAQSNLLPNATMNFVDGPGFGLDPKTPMEMLYHHVHRLNMSAAAAATGPFVGSPPPTGNGSLGGQVPTTANVFTTAEGLFSTLPFPVYSNGIHTTQTALERKED
- the npas3 gene encoding neuronal PAS domain-containing protein 3 isoform X2, which encodes MAPTKPSIQDPARRERDPYWERPSNAGSCSSARPKTLHLAGQQHTSSPWLQALRKEKSRDAARSRRGKENFEFYELAKMLPLPGAITSQLDKASIIRLTISYLKMRDFANQGDPPWNLRIEGPPPNTSVKAIGSQRRRSPSAVASEIFEPHLGSHILQSLDGFVFALNKEGRFLYISETVSIYLGLSQVELTGSSVFDYIHPGDHVEMAEQLGMKLPPGRGMSLSQAAINEDGASSASSSSHSETPEPVESSSPSLLAPDNSLERSFFIRMKSTLTKRGVHIKSSGYKVIHITGRLRIRMALTHSRSVPNQIMGMVVVAHALPPPTINEVRIDCQMFVTRVNMDLKIVYCENRISDYMDLTPVEIVGKRCYQFIHAEDVEGIRQSHLDLLNKGQCVTKYYRWIQKNGGYIWIQSSATIAVNTKNSSEKNIIWVNYVLSNPEYKDTPIDISQLPNLPEKTSESSESSESESESKENSDSENTKPEEKSIQHPEGDAEPELDGKRQHQSSSQQEMKRHEEDSSSNPESQESDDSLEASDGEQEHDQAIRAGGGTGPGLERLARLGSLEGLSAISGLDNLGALPIKVEHYGEGEEAQLHNSLTSSSEEEEDEDEAEGGEGQDCNNAGIQNCRKRRKVQKWDGSRSRRLRLSTAPPSPVTAGEAPSQVNSSGAASITPPHLLTSGGSPKSAAASVLKIKTEMVEPINFDNDSSIWNYPPNREISRNEAPYSMTSKPTPGGHESFPPSQGGDLQVVIPESVLTPPGAEGAGGRKPPFNGNSAPSSSSSATSLAPPSNTSSADPLSPPLSASPRDKLQATPTTSSSSSSSSSSSSSLVYSGDLEALQRLQAGNMVLPLVHRVSGTLDSTSTAASRVYTTGTIRYAPADVTLAMAQSNLLPNATMNFVDGPGFGLDPKTPMEMLYHHVHRLNMSAAAAATGPFVGSPPPTGNGSLGGQVPTTANVFTTAEGLFSTLPFPVYSNGIHTTQTALERKED